A stretch of DNA from Arthrobacter globiformis:
AAGCACATAGGTGAAGGTCACCCGCAGCGAGTTGTGAAGCCGGGCGTCGCCGAGCATCCGGGTGAAGTTGTCCAGCCCCGTCCATTCCGGCGGCTGCAGGAGGTTGTAGTCCGTGAATGCCAGGTAAAGGGACATGAGCATGGGGCCGACGGTGATGACCACGAGACCCACGAGCCACGGCAGGAGGAATATGTAGGCCGCTTTGTTGTCGCGCCGGTTGGCCCGTTTTTCCTCATCGGTCACCGGTCCCTTGCCACGGGACATCGACGACAGTTCGCTGATGGCGCTCACTGGCTCCTCCCGACGTCGCCGGGGGCGCCGGGCGTCCCCGCGTGCTGCTGTACGGCCATGTGGTCTCCTTCGGTCATCGTGGCCTTCCACGGTTTATTTCTTGCCTAAGCGTTGATGCAGGCGCCTGGTGCCGCCAAATCATGCTCCAAATGTGGCCCGAAAGTGACTCGGGCAACGGCGGCTCCGTACCAAAGTAAACGGTTTCTTGACCCGTGTACACCCCTTTGCTAATTCTTGAGAAAGCGTTTTCTGACTGATAAGCGCTGCCGAGCGCCGCTGCGCGCGAACTGCGAAAGGCAGGACAACGATATTTGCACCCCGGAGAACGCGGCCATGATTTCAGCCCGGGCCGGCGCCCCCGGAAACGCCGCCGTCGAAGAACTTTTTCCCGTTGGCCCCGTCCGGCACAGCGGTGTCAGGTCAAGCGCCGTCCGGCCCAGCGCCATCGGCGGCTACGAGGACTGGCCTCGCTTCATGGCGGCCGCCCCGCGCTACCGCGCGGCAGACAGCCGAAGCCAGGAACTGGCGGACGCCCTGGGCGTTCCGGAGGCCCCGGCCAGGCCCGCCGTCCGCGTGGACTGGGAGGAAACAAACGACGGCGTGACCACCTCCCGTTTGAGCTGGCAGCTGGGCTTTGGCCCGCGCACCACTGCCTGGTTCATCCGCCCGGCGCACGCCGCCGGTCCCCTGCCGGGCGTCCTGGCGCTGCACTGCCACGCCGGCATCAAGTCCTCCGGTGCCGCGCGGCTGGTGGACAGCCCGACGGCGGGAAGCGGCTCGGACCCGCTCCGGAACCGGCTGTACGGGGGCCGGCCCTTCGCCACCTGGCTGGCGTCGCAGGGTTTCGCCGTTCTCGCCCATGACACGTTCTCGTGGGGCAGCCGGGGCTTCGACCTCGGCACGCCTCCCGTTCGAACGGCTGCCGCCCTCGACGGCCAGAGGGCACTGTGGCGGGAGGCCGGCGTCGAACCGTCCGCGGCAGAACTGTACGACGCCGCGGCCGCCGCCCATGAGGACACCGTGGCCAAGGCCGCCGGCCTGCTCGGCACCAGCTTCGCCGGCATGGTGGCGCACGACGACCTCGCGGCGCTTAACGTGCTCGCCGGGCTCCCGGGGGTGGGCGCCGGAAGGCTCGGCTGTGCCGGCTTCTCCGGCGGGGGCGGCAGGTCCCTCATCCTCGCGGCGCTCAGCCCGCTGATCCGCAGCCACGTCGTGACCTGCATGATGACCACCTTCGGGTCCCTGTTTCCCGCGTATTTGGACGCACATTCGTGGCTGCTCCAGACGCCCGGCCTCACCCGTCTTGGTGACTGGCCCGAGCTCACCGCGCGCTCGTCGTCGGACAGCCTGCTGGTGCAGTATGCGTCGGCCGACGAGCTGTTCCAGGACCAGGGAATGCACGACGCCGACGCCCGCCTGAGTGCCCTCCATCCGGCCGCGCGGTACACGGGGAGCTTTTGGCCTGGCGGTCATGTGTTCACCCGGGGGATGCAGGAGGAGGCGGCCGCCTTCCTCGCGGCGGGCCTTCAGGCTCGGGCTGGTGTTCAGGCCGCGGCCGGTGTTCAGGCCGCGGCTGTCCCGGTCGTTCCGGCTGCCGTCCCCCGCATCGCGTTGGTGGGCGTGCACGGCTACGGTGCCCGGCACCTGGAGAATCTGCGCCGGCTGGGGGATCGTCAACTGGCCCGGCTTGTCGCCGTCGCCGATCCGCGTCCCCCGGCAGACGGGACGCTTGATTCCTCGGTTCAGGTCTTCGGCACGTTGGATGAACTGCTGGCCGCGGGCACTGCACCGGATGTCGTCATCCTCGCGACGCCCATCCAGACCCACGCTCCGCTGGCCCTGGCCGCGATCGCCGCCGGCGCCGACGTCTACGTGGAGAAGCCGCCCATGGCCTCCCTTGCCCAGTTTGAGGAGGTGCTGGCCGCGGCCAAGGAGTCGGGCCGGCTGGTCCAGGTCGGGTTCCAGAGCCTCGGCTCGGATGCGCTGCCGGAGGTCGCCGAACTGGTGGAATCCGGGGCACTCGGCCGCATCCGCGGAATCGGCGCCACCGGGGCGTGGCTGCGGAGCGCCGGGTACTTCAAGCGCTCACGGTGGGCCGGCCGGCGGAGCCTGGACGGCACCGACGTCGTGGACGGGGTGGCCACGAACGCCCTGGCCCATGCAGTTGCGACCGGGCTGCGGATCGCCGGCGCGGCCGGCGTGGATGAAGTCGGGTCGGTGGAAACAGACCTGTACCGGGCCCACAATACGGAGAGCGACGACACATCAGTTATCCGGGTCCGCACGTCGGCGGGACGGGTCCTCATGTGTGCCCTGACTCTGTGCGCGGCCGAACAGTCCCCGCCGTCCGTCACAGTCTTCGGCACCCTCGGCAAGGCGGAGTTCTTCTACACGGAAGACAGGCTGGTCCTGGAAACCGCCCAGGGCACCAGCACGCGGACGTTCGGACGGACGGACCTGCTGGAGAACCTCCTGGCCGCCCGGGCTGCCGGCAAAGGAACCGACGACGGCGGGGCGGACAATAAGGGGGCGCGGCTGCTCAGCCCGCTCTCCGCCGCCGGAGCCTATATGACCGTCCTCGAGGCGGTCCGCACTGCTGAGCCGCCACGGGAGATACCGGCGGACAACATCGTCTGGGAAGGCGAGGGCGACGACGCCCACCCCGTGGTTGGCGGCATCGAGGCAGCGCTGCAGCGGGCAGTTCTCTCGCAGTCCACGTTCGCCGAGCTCGGGCTGGCCTGGGCCAGGCCGGAACCGGCGAGCCCCGTTCTTGCTGTGGACGGCCGTCCTGTTGCCTGGCTGCAGAACGGAAGCCGCATCACGCCGACGTCGTCGCCCCGGCCCTACCTGCACCCTGTAACGACGCTCGCGGGCACGGTTGTCACGGACCACCTGCCTGCTGACCACGTCTGGCATCTGGGGGCCGGCGTCGCCATCCAGGACGTTGCCGGCGTGAACTTCTGGGGCGGGCGTACCTATACACGCCGGGCCGGTGGCTACGTCTGGCAGGACGACCATGGCCACATCGAAGTCACGGACTCGGCCGAGTCCCCCGGAGCCCTGGACCAGTCACTGCATTGGATCGGCCCCGACGGTGCGGCCGTCCTGTCAGAACAGCGGCACTGGCGGTATGACGCCATCGGCCCCTCCGTGTGGCAGCTGCGCCTCGACTTTGAACTCGCACCCGCGGGCCAGGAACCGGTGGTGCTCGGCAGCCCGGGCTCCAACGGCCGGGAAAACGGCGGCTACGGCGGCTTCTTCTGGCGGCTGCCACCCACCAGTGGCGCACGGGTCCGGACCGCCAGTGCCGAAGGCGAGGACGCCGTGCACGGGTCGGCTGCCCCTTGGCTGGCATGGAGCGGAGTGTTCAGGGCAGCTGGAAAGCCCGGGCCTGGCGAGGAGGCCACCCTGGTGTTCCTCGCCTCGCCGCAGGCCCCGGACCCGTGGTTCGTCCGGATGTCCGGCTACCCGGGGGTCGGGCTCTCGCTCGCCTGGCACGAGCCCCTCCTCGCAAGCCGGGACAACCCGGTCCGGCGCACCGTCACGGTACTGGTCGCCGACGGAATCCTGAGCACCACAGACATTGCACAACTCACCGAATCTTTGGGGGAAACCACATGAACGTTCCTGCACCCGCAACCGCACTGGCTGAGGCCGCACAGGCTCCAACGGCCCTGCCCGGCAACCGAAGCGACAGGGCCGCCAAACGGCAACGCGTCCTGGACATCCTGGACGCCAAGGGACAGGACGCCCTGCTCCTGACCAGCCACACCGCCCTGACCTGGTACCTGGACGGCAGCCGCATGCACATCAGCCTGGCGGGCGACCCTATCGCCGCGCTCCTCGTGGACCGTGCCGGTGACCACCTCGTCACGTTCAACAACGAGGCGGAACGCCTCGCCGCCGAAGAGCTGCCACCCGGCGTCGAACTTCACACGGTCCCCTGGCACGGACAGCTCACCGACGCCGTCGATGCACTCGCCGGACCCGGCGAGCCGCTGGCAGAGAAGGCCGTGGCCGCGGAACTCCGGGCGGCGCGGCAGCCGATGCTGCCGGCTGAGAGCGCCCGCTACGCCAGGCTGTGCGCCGATGCCGCCCGCGCCATGACGGACGTGCTCTCCCGGACGACGCCGGACACCACCGAGTTCGAGGTCGCGTCCGCCCTGGCCGCCCGGATCGTCGCGGCCGGCGCCGAACCGCTGGTCCTGCTCTGCAACGGCAGCTCGCGCAGCGCGTTCCGGCACCCCCTCGCCACCC
This window harbors:
- a CDS encoding DUF6807 family protein; its protein translation is MVGVHGYGARHLENLRRLGDRQLARLVAVADPRPPADGTLDSSVQVFGTLDELLAAGTAPDVVILATPIQTHAPLALAAIAAGADVYVEKPPMASLAQFEEVLAAAKESGRLVQVGFQSLGSDALPEVAELVESGALGRIRGIGATGAWLRSAGYFKRSRWAGRRSLDGTDVVDGVATNALAHAVATGLRIAGAAGVDEVGSVETDLYRAHNTESDDTSVIRVRTSAGRVLMCALTLCAAEQSPPSVTVFGTLGKAEFFYTEDRLVLETAQGTSTRTFGRTDLLENLLAARAAGKGTDDGGADNKGARLLSPLSAAGAYMTVLEAVRTAEPPREIPADNIVWEGEGDDAHPVVGGIEAALQRAVLSQSTFAELGLAWARPEPASPVLAVDGRPVAWLQNGSRITPTSSPRPYLHPVTTLAGTVVTDHLPADHVWHLGAGVAIQDVAGVNFWGGRTYTRRAGGYVWQDDHGHIEVTDSAESPGALDQSLHWIGPDGAAVLSEQRHWRYDAIGPSVWQLRLDFELAPAGQEPVVLGSPGSNGRENGGYGGFFWRLPPTSGARVRTASAEGEDAVHGSAAPWLAWSGVFRAAGKPGPGEEATLVFLASPQAPDPWFVRMSGYPGVGLSLAWHEPLLASRDNPVRRTVTVLVADGILSTTDIAQLTESLGETT
- a CDS encoding M24 family metallopeptidase, coding for MNVPAPATALAEAAQAPTALPGNRSDRAAKRQRVLDILDAKGQDALLLTSHTALTWYLDGSRMHISLAGDPIAALLVDRAGDHLVTFNNEAERLAAEELPPGVELHTVPWHGQLTDAVDALAGPGEPLAEKAVAAELRAARQPMLPAESARYARLCADAARAMTDVLSRTTPDTTEFEVASALAARIVAAGAEPLVLLCNGSSRSAFRHPLATHAPLGRRAMAVVCARRHGLVANLTRWVRFDAGTPAELDAEERIAAVEADIFAATVPGARLGGIFAEIQAAYARHGFGADQWTLHHQGGPAGYAGRDPRATAATDDVVVPNQTFTWNPSGPGVKIEDTVQLTEAGTSVLTLDPKWPVADFNGLPRPLTLQL